From the Rattus norvegicus strain BN/NHsdMcwi chromosome 15, GRCr8, whole genome shotgun sequence genome, the window TTAGGCTTATACGTTCACAAAAGAAGTAAAGAATGCTGATAATATAATATGAAGTGGAAAGTCAAAAAAATTGTAGATAAAGTAGAGCTTCGTCCTGTTGCCCAGTGCGTGCCTGGGTATGTACGTGCATTGGGTTCATACGTGCGAGGGCACCTGAGTGCGTGGGTACATACTACGTGCATGGGTACGTGCGTGGGTGGGTACGTTCGTGGGTGAGTGCCTTCCTGTATGCATCATGTGTGTGATACATGCTCAAACAAACATGCTTAAACTGCCCTTGCGGTTAGTCTGTTGATGAGGTTTTAGtggtcatttttatttgcttcattttgccattttgtgtttttctccagttaataaataaaatataatcagaaCAATATGGAATATCAATTAGCCCAACTTTCATTGCAGCAATATATTAAACTCCTACAGTAAGATGGCTTCAATTCCTTGACCAGCCAGTGTTATGTGGTGAAGTTTTCACTTCATATTCTCAGCCCCTTGATCTGTCTCACTTTCTGTCCTTCCAGGTATATCCATGCCAATCCCAGTCTTTGGACTACAGGATGATTCGAAGGTCTTTAAGGAGGGGAGCTGCCTGCTTGCCGATGACAACTTTGTTCTCATAGGCTCTTTTGTGGCATTTTTCATCCCCCTAACCATCATGGTGATCACCTACTTCCTGACTATCAAGTCACTTCAGAAAGAAGCCACCTTGTGTGTGAGTGACCTCAGCACTCGAGCCAAACTAGCCTCCTTCAGCTTCCTCCCTCAGAGTTCTCTGTCATCAGAAAAGCTCTTCCAACGGTCCATCCACAGAGAGCCAGGCTCCTACGCAGGCCGAAGGACGATGCAGTCCATCAGCAATGAGCAAAAGGCGTGCAAGGTGCTGGGCATCGTGTTCTTCCTGTTTGTTGTAATGTGGTGCCCATTCTTCATCACCAATATCATGGCCGTCATCTGCAAAGAATCCTGCAATGAAAATGTCATCGGAGCCCTGCTCAATGTGTTTGTCTGGATTGGTTATCTCTCCTCAGCTGTCAATCCACTGGTATATACGTTGTTCAATAAAACTTATAGGTCCGCCTTCTCAAGGTACATTCAGTGTCAGtacaaggaaaacagaaagccacTGCAGTTAATTTTAGTGAACACTATACCAGCATTGGCCTACAAGTCTAGTCAGCTCCAGGTGGGACAGAAAAAGAACTCACAGGAAGATGCTGAGCAGACAGTTGATGACTGCTCCATGGTtacactggggaaacaacagTCGGAAGAGAATTGTACAGACAATATTGAAACCGTGAATGAAAAGGTTAGCTGTGTGTGATGAACTGGATGCTATGGCAATTGCCCAGGGCATGTGAACAAGGTTATACCCATGTGTGTGGGGCGGGGATAAGGAGGCTGCAACAAATTAGACTACTCCAGTCGACCAACTATAATGTCCTGACAGCATTGGAGCTAGGAGTGTTACGATGCTTTAATTATTGCCAATGAGATCTCTAAAACCATTGGCCTTTTGTGCAATTGTAATGAGGCATAAAATGCATCTAAGTAACTTCTATTGTCAAATACGAACCTGGCTGCCATGTTGTGGATGGGTAGCATGGGAGTGAGTTGGTGACTTATTATTGTATATAAAAGTAGCTAGAAATACTGAAAATAATGAATAGCTTAAAAAAGTGTTTCAAATTCACCAcgacatatattttgaaaagaaaaatagacagtaaTATGACATTTGTATTGCTAATATAATTCATTGAAATACTTGACAATATTTTTCATTCTTGCTTTTTCATAGATGCCATTTTGAAATGTTCACAAGACCGCTAGCATTTGCTGCATTTGTCGTTAATTCTCAGATGTGGAAGGGTTTTAAATGTTATTCGATAACACgctgctttctcttctacttCTTGGGCTTTACCTGAATTTGAAATGTGGTCTTGTTTCgtatatttttcttctctgtaaaGTATCAAAGGATAATTCCACTTTCCCAAGTACAGTTCTAGAACGCGCTTCAAATAAACAGCATCCTGGAGGTGTTCGGTAA encodes:
- the Htr2a gene encoding 5-hydroxytryptamine receptor 2A, with the translated sequence MEILCEDNISLSSIPNSLMQLGDGPRLYHNDFNSRDANTSEASNWTIDAENRTNLSCEGYLPPTCLSILHLQEKNWSALLTTVVIILTIAGNILVIMAVSLEKKLQNATNYFLMSLAIADMLLGFLVMPVSMLTILYGYRWPLPSKLCAIWIYLDVLFSTASIMHLCAISLDRYVAIQNPIHHSRFNSRTKAFLKIIAVWTISVGISMPIPVFGLQDDSKVFKEGSCLLADDNFVLIGSFVAFFIPLTIMVITYFLTIKSLQKEATLCVSDLSTRAKLASFSFLPQSSLSSEKLFQRSIHREPGSYAGRRTMQSISNEQKACKVLGIVFFLFVVMWCPFFITNIMAVICKESCNENVIGALLNVFVWIGYLSSAVNPLVYTLFNKTYRSAFSRYIQCQYKENRKPLQLILVNTIPALAYKSSQLQVGQKKNSQEDAEQTVDDCSMVTLGKQQSEENCTDNIETVNEKVSCV